A region of Candidatus Omnitrophota bacterium DNA encodes the following proteins:
- a CDS encoding NAD(P)/FAD-dependent oxidoreductase gives MILDLSSQVVELLGDKKEVTLSVDLKPGLTKEQLDNRMLRDIEEHGSINIKTLLKDMLPLKMIPVFASALNLDPAKRINQLAKGEREGITALLKDFRMTVVGALPLEEAMVTCGGIPVKDINPRTMESRIIPGLYFAGEIIDATAPSGGYNLQQAFSTGYLAGESAANPELSGKGGTSA, from the coding sequence TTGATCCTCGACTTAAGCTCGCAGGTCGTCGAACTTCTCGGGGATAAAAAAGAAGTTACGCTTTCTGTCGACCTTAAACCAGGGCTCACCAAAGAGCAGCTCGATAACAGGATGCTGCGCGATATAGAGGAGCATGGGAGCATAAACATAAAGACGCTTCTTAAAGATATGCTGCCGCTGAAGATGATCCCGGTATTCGCTTCGGCGCTTAATCTTGACCCGGCAAAGAGGATCAACCAGCTTGCCAAGGGAGAGAGGGAAGGGATAACGGCGCTGCTCAAGGATTTCAGGATGACGGTTGTAGGCGCCTTGCCGCTCGAGGAGGCTATGGTCACGTGCGGCGGCATCCCGGTCAAGGACATTAACCCGCGCACGATGGAGTCGCGGATCATTCCCGGCTTATATTTTGCCGGCGAGATAATAGACGCGACCGCGCCGAGCGGCGGTTATAACCTTCAGCAGGCATTCTCTACGGGGTATCTGGCCGGGGAGAGCGCGGCGAATCCCGAACTTTCCGGAAAGGGCGGGACAAGTGCGTAA
- a CDS encoding aminoacetone oxidase family FAD-binding enzyme, with protein MPRPVSSVDYYDIAVVGGGPAGAMAAIRAAQLKKNVVLVERNASIGRKILITGKGRCNLTNTADMETFMQKFGKQGQFLRSAFYEFFNDDLINFFKEYGLSAKAERQGRVFPSDDKSMSVVRALEKALAETGVHVLTGSRVMGIRNEGGIFHLKFEGRTEIWTNRLILATGGASYKATGSTGDGFHFAKLLGHTFNPLRPGLVPLKTKEPWVTEMQGLTLKNVRITFECGGKKIHSEIGEMLFTHFGVPGP; from the coding sequence GTGCCGCGTCCCGTAAGTAGCGTTGACTATTATGATATCGCGGTCGTAGGCGGCGGCCCGGCCGGGGCCATGGCCGCGATACGCGCCGCGCAGCTGAAAAAGAACGTCGTCCTGGTCGAGAGGAACGCATCTATCGGCCGGAAGATACTGATAACCGGCAAAGGCAGGTGCAACCTGACCAACACCGCCGATATGGAAACATTCATGCAAAAATTCGGCAAACAGGGGCAGTTCCTGCGTTCAGCGTTCTACGAATTCTTCAACGACGACCTTATTAATTTCTTTAAAGAATACGGCCTCTCAGCCAAAGCCGAAAGGCAGGGCAGGGTATTCCCGTCCGATGACAAGTCGATGTCCGTGGTCCGCGCCCTCGAAAAGGCGCTTGCCGAGACCGGCGTCCACGTCCTTACCGGCTCGCGCGTGATGGGCATAAGGAATGAGGGCGGTATATTCCATTTGAAGTTCGAAGGCAGGACAGAGATATGGACCAACCGGCTCATCCTCGCGACAGGCGGGGCTTCCTATAAGGCGACGGGTTCTACCGGAGACGGTTTCCATTTCGCGAAATTACTCGGCCATACCTTTAACCCCTTAAGGCCCGGGCTTGTTCCGTTAAAGACCAAAGAGCCCTGGGTCACGGAGATGCAGGGGCTGACGCTGAAAAATGTCCGGATCACTTTCGAATGCGGCGGCAAAAAAATACATTCCGAAATAGGCGAGATGCTATTTACGCATTTCGGGGTCCCGGGCCCTTGA